In a genomic window of Stakelama saccharophila:
- a CDS encoding GH92 family glycosyl hydrolase: MALGTAAAALTLGGAGAPTALAQSASAGADAQPVLADLVNPLMGTDSSYRLSYGNTYPAVTVPFGMNSWTPVTGEPGSGWGYTYDAEKINGIKQTHQPSPWMNDYAAFSLFAETGPLKIEQEERGSWYSHKAEVAHPYSYKVYLADYDVTAEVAPTARAAQFRFTFPDSDDAHILLDGLAGGSMVKVDAKNRRIIGYVRNNHGGVPDNFHNYFVAEFDHDFTVTRTWDDNGQLTADRTREGDHVGAVVSFRTDEGEQVHVKVASSFISPEQALRNLRTEIGSDDFEATRAKAKAAWEKELSRIRIRNPQRENARTFYSALYRMLQFPRKFYEKGADGKIVHYSPYDGKVHDGYMFTDNGFWDTWRAVFPFFALMYPELDSHIMQGLVNTYQEGGWLPEWASPGYRNVMIGSNSANLIADAYVNGVRGFDAETLYEAMIKNATTSEGRPTDKRGNVVNAVGREGAEYYNRLGYVPYDVGINENAARTLEYATADFSISQMAKALGKDADAKKYAERALNYRRLYDPESGWIRGRNKDGSWETPFNPYKWGDAFTEGNALHYSWAVMQDPQGLINLMGGRDKFVDRLDSIFTRPPIFDDSYYGQVIHEIREMQIVDMGQYAHGNQPIQHMPYLYDWAGAPWKTQYHVRDIMAKLYSPAPDGYPGDEDNGQTSAWYVFSALGFYPVASATGQYAIGSPLFRDVTLQMPTGKTLRIVAENNSPENVYVQSVTFNGKPHAKTYLTHDALEQGGTLSFVMGPTPNKEWGSAPADAPFSLSAPAN; encoded by the coding sequence ATGGCGCTCGGCACCGCGGCTGCCGCGCTGACCCTTGGCGGCGCCGGCGCGCCCACCGCACTGGCGCAGTCGGCATCGGCCGGCGCGGACGCGCAGCCGGTGCTGGCGGACCTCGTCAACCCGCTGATGGGAACCGATTCCAGCTACCGGCTGTCCTATGGCAATACCTATCCGGCGGTAACCGTGCCGTTCGGCATGAATAGCTGGACGCCGGTGACGGGCGAGCCGGGAAGCGGCTGGGGCTACACCTACGACGCCGAAAAGATCAACGGCATCAAGCAGACGCACCAGCCCAGCCCGTGGATGAACGATTACGCCGCCTTTTCGCTGTTTGCCGAGACGGGGCCGCTCAAGATCGAGCAGGAGGAGCGTGGAAGCTGGTACAGCCACAAGGCCGAGGTGGCGCATCCCTATTCCTACAAGGTCTATCTCGCCGACTATGACGTGACGGCCGAAGTCGCGCCGACCGCGCGTGCCGCGCAATTCCGCTTCACCTTTCCCGACAGCGACGATGCGCATATCCTGCTCGACGGCCTGGCCGGCGGGTCGATGGTCAAGGTGGATGCGAAAAACCGGCGCATCATCGGCTATGTCCGCAACAATCACGGCGGCGTGCCGGACAATTTCCACAACTATTTCGTCGCCGAGTTCGACCATGACTTCACCGTCACGCGCACCTGGGACGACAACGGCCAACTGACCGCCGACCGCACGCGCGAAGGCGACCATGTCGGCGCGGTGGTGAGCTTCAGGACGGATGAAGGCGAGCAGGTCCACGTCAAGGTGGCGTCGTCCTTCATCAGCCCCGAACAGGCGCTGCGCAACCTGCGCACCGAAATCGGCAGCGACGATTTCGAGGCGACCAGGGCCAAGGCGAAGGCCGCGTGGGAAAAGGAGCTGTCGCGCATCCGCATCCGGAATCCGCAGCGGGAAAATGCGCGCACCTTCTATTCGGCGCTGTACCGGATGCTGCAATTTCCGCGCAAATTCTATGAAAAGGGCGCCGACGGGAAGATCGTCCATTACAGCCCGTATGACGGCAAGGTGCATGACGGGTACATGTTCACCGACAACGGTTTCTGGGACACCTGGCGCGCGGTCTTTCCCTTCTTCGCGCTGATGTATCCGGAACTGGACAGCCACATCATGCAGGGGCTGGTCAACACCTATCAGGAGGGCGGCTGGCTGCCCGAATGGGCGAGCCCCGGCTATCGCAACGTGATGATCGGGTCGAATTCCGCGAACCTGATCGCCGACGCCTATGTCAACGGCGTGCGCGGCTTCGATGCCGAGACGCTCTATGAAGCGATGATCAAGAACGCGACGACCAGCGAGGGGCGGCCGACCGACAAGCGCGGCAACGTCGTGAACGCGGTGGGGCGCGAGGGTGCGGAATATTACAACCGGCTGGGTTATGTCCCCTATGATGTCGGCATCAACGAGAATGCGGCGCGCACGCTGGAATATGCCACGGCCGATTTTTCCATCTCGCAAATGGCGAAGGCGCTCGGCAAGGACGCCGATGCGAAGAAATATGCCGAACGGGCGCTGAATTACCGCAGGCTCTACGATCCGGAAAGCGGCTGGATCCGCGGCCGCAACAAGGACGGGTCGTGGGAGACGCCGTTCAACCCGTACAAATGGGGCGACGCCTTCACCGAGGGCAACGCGCTGCATTATAGCTGGGCGGTGATGCAGGACCCGCAGGGGCTGATCAACCTGATGGGCGGGCGCGACAAGTTCGTCGACCGGCTCGATTCGATCTTCACCCGACCGCCGATCTTCGACGACAGCTATTACGGCCAGGTGATCCACGAGATCCGCGAGATGCAGATCGTCGACATGGGGCAATATGCGCACGGCAACCAGCCGATCCAGCACATGCCCTATCTCTATGACTGGGCCGGCGCGCCGTGGAAGACGCAATATCATGTGCGCGACATCATGGCGAAGCTCTACTCACCGGCGCCCGACGGCTATCCGGGCGACGAGGATAACGGCCAGACTTCGGCCTGGTACGTTTTCTCCGCGCTCGGCTTTTATCCGGTCGCGTCGGCGACAGGGCAATATGCGATCGGCAGCCCGCTGTTCCGGGACGTCACGCTGCAGATGCCGACGGGCAAGACGCTGCGCATCGTGGCGGAGAACAACAGCCCGGAAAACGTCTATGTGCAGTCCGTCACGTTCAACGGCAAACCGCACGCCAAGACGTATCTGACGCATGACGCGCTGGAACAGGGCGGCACGCTGAGTTTCGTCATGGGGCCGACGCCGAACAAGGAATGGGGCAGCGCCCCCGCCGACGCGCCCTTTTCACTGAGCGCGCCCGCCAACTGA
- a CDS encoding glycoside hydrolase family 43 protein: MRLKFSTVAIGALCALAAVPALADNPIVKGWYADPEIRVFDGQYWIYPTYSDDYKTPDRSKHFSDAQKQLRENKMVRPSYGIQTFFNAFSSPDLVHWTKHEHVLDVENVSWAAYAVWAPSAIEKDGQYYLFFGANDIQKDGETGGIGVAVSDDPGGPFKDAIGKPLISAFHNGAQPIDPFVFRDDDGQVYLYYGGWQHCNVVRLSDDLRSVETFPDGSTFKEITPPGYVEGSFVIKRKGVYYLMWSEGGWTGPDYSVAYAMGPSPTGPFKPMGKILTQDFEIARGAGHHSVVNIPGTDDWYIAYHRRPLDETKGEHRQLAIDRMNFNADGTIRPVKMTNEGVKPRPLPQ, from the coding sequence ATGAGGCTGAAATTTTCGACGGTTGCGATCGGCGCCCTGTGTGCGCTGGCCGCGGTTCCGGCGCTCGCCGACAATCCGATCGTGAAGGGCTGGTACGCCGATCCCGAAATCCGGGTCTTCGACGGGCAATACTGGATCTATCCCACCTATTCGGACGATTATAAGACGCCCGACCGGTCGAAGCATTTCAGCGACGCGCAGAAACAATTGCGCGAGAACAAGATGGTCCGGCCGTCCTATGGCATCCAGACCTTCTTCAACGCCTTTTCCTCGCCCGACCTCGTCCACTGGACCAAGCACGAGCACGTCCTGGACGTCGAGAATGTTTCCTGGGCGGCCTATGCCGTGTGGGCGCCCTCGGCGATCGAGAAGGACGGCCAATATTACCTTTTCTTCGGCGCCAACGATATTCAGAAGGACGGCGAGACCGGCGGCATCGGCGTGGCGGTGTCGGACGATCCCGGCGGGCCGTTCAAGGATGCGATCGGCAAGCCGCTGATCTCCGCCTTCCACAATGGCGCGCAGCCGATCGACCCGTTCGTGTTTCGCGACGACGACGGGCAGGTCTATCTCTATTATGGCGGCTGGCAGCACTGCAACGTGGTGCGCCTTTCCGACGATCTGCGTTCGGTCGAGACATTCCCGGACGGCAGCACCTTCAAGGAAATCACGCCGCCCGGCTATGTCGAGGGCTCTTTCGTCATCAAGCGCAAGGGCGTCTATTACCTGATGTGGTCGGAGGGCGGCTGGACCGGCCCCGATTATTCGGTCGCCTATGCCATGGGGCCTTCGCCGACGGGGCCGTTCAAGCCGATGGGGAAGATCCTGACCCAGGACTTTGAGATCGCGCGCGGGGCGGGGCATCATTCGGTGGTCAACATTCCCGGCACCGACGACTGGTATATCGCCTATCACCGCCGTCCGCTGGACGAGACGAAGGGCGAGCACCGGCAGCTCGCCATCGACCGGATGAACTTCAACGCGGACGGGACGATCCGTCCGGTGAAAATGACGAACGAGGGCGTGAAGCCGCGCCCGTTGCCGCAGTGA